In Astyanax mexicanus isolate ESR-SI-001 chromosome 5, AstMex3_surface, whole genome shotgun sequence, a single window of DNA contains:
- the kalrnb gene encoding kalirin RhoGEF kinase b isoform X3 produces MRSVRSCCSCGECFSWIIRKVCCCEGTENYPVGSSEVKSESVASLQPQTSVSSLPTSSPGPKRSGTTGNTLKKWLTSPVRRLSHGKGDNANAKKPNNKQRKRDGRKSVDLGPQHEDSTEERGRRGTNSGGEEEAEDEPHTPLPPPMEIIKDPSAQEEKTPEPGSFPAFGSVTASDQTPRDPETEKKNKALRGRMFVLNEMVQTEKDYVKDLGIVVEGFKRRVVEKGVPEDMTGKDKIVFGNIHQIYDWHKDFFMGELEKCLQDHDKLAELFIKHERRLHMYVIYCQNKPHSEFIVAEYEAFFEEIKQEVNSRMSISDYLIKPIQRITKYQLLLKDFLKYSSKAGLDCQEIEKAVDLMFLVPKRCNDMMNLGRLQGYEGKLTAQGKLLQQDTFFVTEQDSGVLSRSKERRVFLFEQIVIFSELLRKGSSTPGYQFKKSIKVSYLSMEEHVESDPCKFVLACRGSSERLTLQAANIDIKMEWVRSIRELLDLQSNFLTALQNPQEYQKKETGSSHSLSRQASSSSRSSSSHPSTPLKPASASNGSPAHKPSKQQEEELDEAECNGLSSVLVTQDYNAVKEDEICVVVGEKVQILASNQQNMCLVYRPANSQSPAAEGWVPGHVLSSTR; encoded by the exons ATGCGGAGTGTGAGGTCATGTTGTTCTTGTGGAGAGTGTTTCAGTTGGATTATTAGGAAGGTCTGCTGCTGCGAGGGGACAG AGAACTATCCAGTGGGCAGCTCAGAAGTGAAGTCGGAGTCAGTGGCGTCGCTGCAGCCTCAGACGTCCGTGAGCTCTCTGCCCACCAGCTCTCCTGGACCCAAACGCTCGGGAACCACCGGGAACACGCTAAAGAAGTGGCTGACCAGCCCTGTCCGGCGCCTGAGCCACGGCAAAGGAGACAACGCCAACGCCAAGAAACCCAACAACAAGCAGCGCAAACGGGACGGCCGCAAGAGCGTGGACCTGGGTCCTCAGCACGAGGACAGCACTGAGGAG AGAGGACGAAGAGGAACAAACAGCGGAGGAGAAGAAGAGGCAGAAGACGAGCCGCACACACCTCTACCACCTCCAATGGAGATCATTAAAGATCCCTCGGCTCAAGAGGAGAAG ACCCCTGAGCCTGGCTCATTCCCAGCGTTCGGCAGTGTGACAGCGTCTGATCAAACACCCCGAGACCCAGAAACAGAGAAGAAGAACAAAGCCCTGAGAGGCCGAAT GTTTGTGCTGAATGAGATGGTGCAGACAGAGAAGGACTATGTGAAAGATCTGGGTATAGTAGTGGAG ggTTTTAAGAGGAGAGTTGTGGAGAAGGGTGTTCCAGAGGACATGACGGGGAAGGATAAGATTGTTTTTGGCAACATTCATCAGATCTACGATTGGCACAAAGA TTTCTTCATGGGTGAACTGGAGAAATGCTTGCAGGACCATGACAAACTGGCCGAGCTGTTCATCAAACAC GAGAGGCGGCTGCACATGTACGTGATCTACTGTCAGAATAAACCTCACTCAGAGTTTATTGTGGCGGAATATGAGGCGTTCTTTGAG GAAATAAAGCAGGAGGTCAACTCCAGGATGTCCATCAGTGATTACTTAATCAAACCCATTCAACGCATCACCAAATATCAACTGCTACTTAAG GACTTTTTGAAATACAGTTCGAAGGCAGGCTTGGACTGTCAGGAGATAGAG AAAGCTGTAGATCTGATGTTCCTGGTGCCCAAACGCTGCAATGATATGATGAACCTGGGCAGACTGCAGGGGTATGAG ggtaaaCTTACGGCTCAAGGGAAGTTGCTTCAGCAAGACACGTTCTTCGTGACGGAGCAGGATTCAGGTGTTCTCTCTCGCAGTAAAGAGCGCCGGGTTTTCCTCTTCGAGCAGATTGTCATCTTCAGTGAACTTCTTCGCAAAGGATCCTCAACACCTGGATACCAGTTCAAAAAGAGCATCAAG GTGAGCTATCTGAGCATGGAGGAGCATGTGGAGAGTGACCCATGTAAATTTGTGCTGGCATGCCGCGGCTCATCTGAGAGGCTAACGCTACAGGCTGCTAACATAGACATTAAGATGGAGTGGGTCCGCAGCATCCGGGAGCTCCTGGACCTGCAGAGTAATTTCCTCACAG CTCTGCAGAACCCGCAGGAGTATCAAAAGAAAGAAACTGGAAGCTCTCACTCTCTGAGCCGCCAGGCGTCCAGCAGCAGCCGCTCTTCATCCTCACACCCATCCACACCACTAAAACCTGCCTCTGCCTCCAACGGAAGCCCCGCCCACAAACCCAGCAAGCAACAGGAGGAG GAGCTGGATGAGGCGGAGTGTAATGGTTTGTCCTCGGTGCTGGTGACGCAGGACTACAACGCAGTGAAGGAGGATGAGATATGCGTGGTGGTGGGCGAGAAGGTGCAGATCCTTGCGTCCAATCAGCAGAACATGTGCCTGGTGTACCGGCCCGCCAACAGCCAATCGCCTGCCGCCGAGGGCTGGGTGCCGGGACACGTGCTGTCCTCGACCCGGTAA